In the genome of Lathyrus oleraceus cultivar Zhongwan6 chromosome 4, CAAS_Psat_ZW6_1.0, whole genome shotgun sequence, the window TAGGAAGTCTAAgtaataaataaaaaattattctAGATAATATTATTTTACAACTGTAAGAATAAAGTATTAATTATTATCTATTAATTTTATAATTTGTATTCATATATACACCCATATTGTTTTGATAGCCATCCCATTCAAACACATTTCAATCATGGCTTCCAATATTTCTCTCCTTTCGTTGTTCTCCTATCTTACAATAATCcttcattttattattttcacATTTGCTCAATCTGATAATTATATCATTCACATGGATTTATCAGCTATGCCAAAAGCATTCTCAGATCAACATAGTTGGTATCATTCTACTCTTTCTCAAGTTACTACCACTAACAATAATCTCAATTCTCCTTCTTCTAGAATGATCTATACATACACTAATGTTATGAATGGTTTTAGTGCTAATCTATCACCTCAAGATCATGAGTCTCTCAAAAACTCTCATGGTTACGTTTCTTCCATACCCGATTTACCTTTGAAACTAGACACAACACACACATCTCAGTTCCTTGGCCTTAATCCTTACAAAGGAGCATGGCCAGCTTCTGAGTATGGCAAAGATGTCATTGTTGGTGTAATAGACACTGGTGTTTGGCCAGAAAGTGAAAGTTTCAAAGATGATGGAATGACTGAAATACCCTCAAAATGGAAAGGGAAATTATGTCAATTTGATAATTCCAACCATTCATCGTTTTGCAATAAGAAACTCATTGGAGCtagattcttcaacaaagggtTCTTGGCGAAACATTCCAACATTAGTTCAACAATCATGAACAGCACGCGTGATGCAGACGGTCATGGAACCCACACTTCAACCACAGCAGCTGGAAGCAAAGTTGATGGTGCATCTTTCTTTGGTTACGCAAATGGAACAGCAAGAGGAATAGCTTCAATGTCTAGAGTAGCTACATACAAGACTGCATGGGGAATAAATGGAGATGCAGTTTCATCTGATATAATAGCCGCAATTGATGCCGCAATATCGGACGGTGTCCACGTTCTTTCGATATCTTTAGGCCATAACAGTGTATCTTTATATCAAGATTCTATTGCAATAGCCACTTTTGCAGCAATGGAAAAAGGTATTTTTGTTTCCACTTCAGCAGGTAATAATGGACCTTCCTTTAAATCTCTTCACAATGGAACACCTTGGGTGATAACTGTTGCTGCTGGTACTATCGATCGTGAGTTTCATGGAAATATTACACTCGGTAATGGAGTCTCACTCACAGGTTTGTCTTCTTATATAGGAAATTTCTCTGCTAACaattttccaattgttttcatGGGTCTGTGTGGCAATGTTGAAGAATTAAAAAAAGTGAAGACTAACATTGTGGTTTGCGAAGACAATAATGGAACTATTACTGATCAAATATATAATCTAGTTGAAGCAAAGAttgttggaggtgttttcataTCAAAGATCCCAAACATAGATGATTCAGACAGTAGTTTTCCATCCATCATTATTGATCCGATAAATGGAGAAATTGTGAAAGCTTACATAAAGAGTTATAGCTCAAAAAACTCTAGTTCTACAGCAAGCATCTCTTTCAAGATAACTGTCTTTGGTGTTAAACCATCACCTAGGGTTGATTCTTTTAGTTCAAGAGGGCCATCAAATACTTGTCCATATGTGTTGAAACCTGACATTACAGCTCCTGGTGCATCAATCTTAGCTGCATGGCCCCCAAATGTTCCTGTGTTGGATTATGGAACTAAAGTCTACAACAAGTTCAATGTTTTATCCGGAACATCTATGTCATGTCCTCATGTTGCTGGCGTAGCGGCGCTTTTAAAAGGAGCGCATCCTGATTGGAGCCCCGCGGCTATTAGGTCTGCGATAATGACAACATCAGACATATTTGATAATACTAAGGAACATATCAAAGACACTGATAACAACAAAGATGCAACTCCATTAGCGTTGGGGGCCGGTCATGTTAACCCTAATAGAGCACTTGAGCCTGGTCTTGTTTATGATGTTGGTGTACAAGATTATGTTAATCTTCTATGTGCACTTAACTTCACACAAAAAAACATCACTACCATTACTAGAACCCCTTTTAGTGATTGCTCTAAACCTTCCTTAGATCTTAACTATCCTTCTTTTATCGCTTTCATAAATGCTGGAAATTCTTCTGTAAGGACAACACATGAATTTGGCAGAACAGTTACCAATGTTTATGAAGGAAAATCAACTTATTTTGCTAGCATTACTCCAATTAAAGGGTTTAACATCAGTGTTGTACCAAATAAGTTGGTATTCAAGGAGAAGAACATGAAATTAAGCTTCAAGTTAAAGATTGAGGGCGAAAAAGTgacaaagaaaaatgaagtatcTTATGGATATCTCACTTGGAATGATGGGAAACATGTGGTAAGGAGCCCTATTGTGGTAACTACTTCCAATTTCAATTTGTAGATCACTATATTAAAAATCAAAGCTAATTTTTTCAAAGGTAAGAGGATTTGATTATACATTTGATAATGGGTATAATATATGATATTTGAACATCAATATTAGTATATGAATGAATTTTCTTTGCTGGTGAATTCTGTTCTAGGTATTATTTACTTTGTTTTTCAGGTAGACTTttatttgtccaaatttgataTTCAAATTTGATTGTTATATTATACATTGATTAAATATTGTTTGAGAGTTCAAATGTTATTCTAGTATTGGACTAAAAAAGAGACAAAAATGAACTTGATGGAACTAGTCTACAGCAAATGAAACAAATCCCAATTCCATTGAGACTCCTTAATATCTGCATCTTCAATTACATAAACTCATTTGGATATCAatgttgaaatattaaacttgatttgcgcctaattttattatttgattttggACTTAGTTATTTGTGCTTAGTTTATATTGGATAATGTTTCTAGAAAAGTTTTGTAGTATTTAGAGTATCTAGATAGTTTTTAAgattgtaatattttctagaatactctttgaatatctagagttgagaactctctagaATTAATGTGTCTAGAGTTCTCTttagagtactataaatagagatgtaatccaacacttttgaatcaagcaaaaatataaagttctctcttccataaataattctCCTACCTACCAAGTTTCTATTCAAGCCTAAAATATTCCCACATATTTTTCTTAAACACAAAAAAGGTTTATTTCCAACAATCAATACTCTAAATATTTGAAGGTTTAGAGATTTTAGTGAATGCTGAACTGAATCGCAATTTATTATCAGTATGATGAACCTGTCTGTATTGCTTAACTATTATTTAGGTGGATGTCATTCTCTTTTAGTTTGGAGGGGAGTGAAAGAAATTTggaataaataaataattttttaatatttttttgaatgaataattttatatacaataaaaaatgaatgtttattattaataatttttttatttttgaaatattatATCTAAATAGATTATAAttgaaaatttatttttaagtcattcaAAACCTTTCAAACCCCTCACCCAATACAATTTTTGAGTTCCTTTAAGATTTATTTTGATTGATCTTTAAGACGTAAAAATGTCAATCAATTGTGAAAGTTTTAGTGTTATAGTGAAAAACGAGAGTGGACATCATGTAATGCAACTCATGATAGCCTCCTCGAGAAAACCACCTTAGCCTCATTCTCTCACATGTGTCTTCCATATTTAAGAACTTCTCCAATTCTTGTGATAGTAAGTATATTACTTGTAGTTGTAAAAAAAACTATATTACTTGTGCTATTGGATTTTTATAATGAAATCGTTACACCTCTCTGAAAACTATTTTCCTCTTCTCCTTCCTCTTTTCTCATACTCAAAAGAATACCTAGACTTGAGACAACTTTGGATGAGGGCAAGGAGGGTGAACAATTTGTTCTCTTTCCTAAGGCAAGAGCACTGTTATTCCTGTTTTTACACCTGAAATAAAAAAAATGGGTAAGAGGAACATTACATATTCATGTTCGAGATATTACGTCCTTGTACTCTGATCCCAACATGATTAACAGATTTCGTTGGGGCCTCAGGCTTTTAGTATCGGACCTAAAAAGGATGTGATATTGGAGCCTTGTTCAGAAATCGAGAGAGTCAATATGAACAATGTTGGCGAGACCTTCTTTGAATGTTTTACTTTCAGCTGTATGTTATTCACGAGTTTTGGGGGTCCTAATACCTTTTACCCCCTTTGAGGCGGAATTTTTTACGGTCGTTAACGATGCCCCTTCCAAGAGTATCCCTAACGTACGAATCATGTTAAGTGCATTCCAAATAATTTGTTGTAACCTAGGAGTCCTTTAAATTGCTTGGGTGTTCTTCTCCTTCTTCAGCGTGGAGATTCTTCCAAACATCTGTTGTATAACTTTACTTGATCTAACAGGTAGACATCTGCTAGAACTGTATGCTCGCCCATATGAGGATTAGAAAGATAGATACGTACGAGTAATGGGGAAGGGCGACACCTCTTTATTGACCACAGGGCAACAAGCGTCCATTGCTTTCCTCTGTCGTGGACGCCAGATCCCCAACTTATCAAGGGAATAGATACCAACACTCTCTCCCCATAGAGTAAGAAATGATTCATATTCTCGCCCTTGAGCTCTCGTACTCTAATTAAATAAGACTACAAGGATGGTAATAGGGTTAGAGAAGTACTTGGGTAAGCTTTATGGTATGATAAAAACCTTTTGTTATTACCCCTTGTTTATCACTTTATGTAATAATACTATTCCCTTTTTTGTAGCGAATATGACTGGTATGTCGCTTGATAAGAAGAGAAAGTGTTTAGTTCAGATGCAGGTCCCCCAATGGACAACGTCGCTTACCCCACCTCTTCTACAGTTTGAGTGAGAAGTTTATTTTGTGCTAGTATTGCATCGTTCGTACCCAATTCTAGAATTCCATACTTCTTTTGTGCAGTTCCTCTATTATATTGGACTTGATGATCGGTGAGAGCCATTTAGTGGATAATTGAAACTGCTTCTTCTGCATTTTTTGCTAATAAAGAACCATTGGCTGTTGCATCAAGTAAGAGCTTTGGCTGGGGATGCAATCCGTTACGGAAGATGTGGATTTGTGTTAGATTGTCAAAACCATGATTAGACATTTTCGTAGCATGAATTTGTAACGTTTCTAAGCTTCACATAGAGTTTCATTTGCAGATTGAGCAAACGCGATAATGGTTGTTTTAGCATCCATGAACCGATTGTGAGAGAAGAATCTATTAAGAAAATTCTCTTCCAATACATTCGAATTGGTCATGGTTTCAGTAGGTTGGTTAAGATACAAATGCTTTACTTTGCCGATTAAGGAATGCAAAAACAATCTCATGAAATCAACTTCTTCTTCAACTTCGGGTGCACCTAACATACCCGCCAGTTCATAGAACTTTGTGAGATGGGTGTATGGATATTCATGATCCAAACTTGCAAAAGGGTTAGCATAAATAATATGCAGCAGCCCTATTTTCATTTCAGATTGTCTAGTGGCTGGGTTGTTGGTGAGACGGGCCAATCAACTTGGGCTGCTTGCGCAAGGACCGTTAACAGTCTCGTTTGCCATGGTTTATGTGATAGGAGTTGTTGATAAAATGGAAGTGGGTTCCTTCTTCTTTTGTTTGGTTAATAGCTTTTTCTTCCTTGTACGTGTTTTGTTCTTTCAGGCtgttctttcgatctcgggatcaaaagGTACTAATTCCCTTGAGCTCGTACCTCGCATACACAAAGCTTTGCAATTTCTAACCAACAAATGTTAGGAGAAAGTAAGATAAAATATAGGTGTAAATATATATACAGTATTTTTAACAAATATACAAACTTAAAAGATAACAATAATCATTATGTTCGTAATATCTACACGCCAGTCCCCGATGACGGTGCCATTTTGATGTTGAGTAAATCAAAAGAAGTATTTTGTTATCGTATCCATTAAGAAAGAAGCAATATTACCAACATTTTAGATTACTGATATAGTTTAAGTTCAAGTTTTCGGAAAGTTTAAAGTTTAGGTAGAAAGTAATAGCGAAACGTAAGATAAACAGAATAAAATAAGCGGAATTGTAATATGACAAATTATCTTGTAGGGATTGGATTTCTTCTACCATTTACATATGCAATGTACTGATTAATTTTGGCATAACCATGTATTCATTCATACTTCCGCATACTTTTCAAAACAACATGtatgtcaacatgaaagtttcAAGATTCAAATCGGCTTGTTGAATCAATGATGTATCAACCGATTAAACAATCCAATTGAGTGAAGATCAAGTAATTTGAGGTGGATATTAAAACTAATTCTATGTCTAGCAATTAGAGTTTAATCAATTCGTTATCTTTTATTTATAAGTTCGAAAGCAATTTTCATTAACCAATCAAATTCATAAAATTTGCAATAATAATAAGATAGAATCAATAATCATGAAACCATgtttatattaaaaatataatcGGTAAATATACATACGATTATTTTAGATTCTTCCAATCCCAGTAAGAGAGGAGATTAGTTAGCCATTTTCATGGTAGTTTGTACAAAAAGGAAGAATTGGAGACGAATGAGCATCAATGACGATTTCTCGATCCTTGATATGTATCCAGCTTAATTCCTCGATTCCCTCCCCTAAGTGTCTATTACAACCCTTTTAGACAGAATATAATAACTATTACAAACTTTTATCAAACAAGATGATTCCTTCTGCATTGCTCTTGGTCCCTTTTTATAATGGTTCTAGCCGCCTGATTTTGCTTGGCGAGGTAAAGTTTCGCTAAGAGAATTATCCTATCTTCTCTACTAAGTTTTGAGTTGTCAAACCGCCTTCCAGGAGCCACTAAACTTCGCTAAGTGAAGTATACTTCTCTAAGCGAACTTCCTTTGCTGCTCCTCGTTGCTAGCAAACTAGGATGTTTTGCCTCTGAGTTAGTTTCGTTAAGAGAACCAGAACTTGCTTAGCGAATCAGGCCTTTACTGACTATTCGCTACTACTCGTTGCTAGCAAACCTAGATGCTTTGCTTCTAACTTGGTTTCGCTAAGTGAACCAGGGCTTTCTTAGCGAATCGGGCCTTCACTGCCTCTTCGCTGCTACTCGCTGCTAGCGAACCTGGATGTTTTGCTTCTGACTTGGTTTTGCTAAGCGAACCAGAATTCGTGTAGCAAAATAGGACATATGCcttttgctttgctttttccttCCTTTGACCTATTCCTGTAATAATTAACCGCACATCATTAGAAGTGTCATTTTCTCGACAAAGTATGTATAATTTCATGAATAAGTGTTTTCTTAATTCGATAAATGTTATTTTTCATAAGTAAATATTATCCATTTTTGGGCATTTATCATTATGTCAAAAACTCCACAACGAATAATTGATTAGTACTATTTATGTGCTTTATATCTAGCTTGGTATTATCCCATTCAATCCAAACCCTGCCATTTTCACTATACTGGTAATTGTCAAGATATCTACCTTTGAGATTAAGCTTATCTCTAACCAACTTGGCCTTAGAATGCTTAACTCTAGTCTTCATCAAAGTAACAATCTCAGGTTTTAACTTTAGGAGACGAGAGCTAATCTCCCTAAGTTTAATTGCCTTATTCAACCCCCTTACATTCCAAGATACTAACATGACCCCCTATCGACGACCACTAGTAGCTCATTCAAAACCCCTAGTGCCTCAAATTCATTATCACAATTAACCACTGATGTTGAGCCAACATAGGCTATGTTCTTACCTTTGTCTCTAGTGGATTTACTCACCTTTGTTCAATTCTCCCTGTTATCATCATTTTGCTGCTTTAGATCCTCCTTTGTTGTCATGGCAGATGGAGTTGTAACCTGGTTGACTTCAGGTGGTTTTGGCTTAGGCTTCCACAATTTCCTCTTCATATTAACATCACACTGATGGTCCATTTTTTGACACTTACCACAATAAGGTGGCTTCTACTCATATTCAACAACttgtttcattttccttccttCACAGTCTTTTATGGTTATTTCCTTCTGTGTAATATCCACCTCAACTAAAGTGAGCGCATAAGATACTCTTAATTTATTTGTTGTACATTCATCTATGACCACGGGTTCTCCAATTGCATTACCTATTTTGCATAGACTCTtagcccccccccccccccccccccccccctccaAGGTGAAGAGGGAGTTGAGGGATTTGAACCCAAAGCGGAAGTGTTCTCAACAATTCTCTCTTTAGGTTGAAATCAGGTCCTCATTCCTTCAACAACATCGGCATGTTCCTTATTGTATACAATCCCTTCATCATAACAGTATCCATATATGAATGAGAGTTGAATCTGAGGAGAAAGTGACCCTTGTCATGGTAGTACATGTCCAACAATTTGACAAAGTTCCATGCCTTCATCATGTAATTCTTCACCATGTTTATGCTTAGATCCTCCCCTAGTACATACATGATTAAAGTCGTTTCCCAGAATTTGATCTCCATCGCGATGTCATCTTCCTCAATTTCAATTTCAACTTCCTCATTCACCATGGTTGGCGCAACATACATTATCACCAATCTCTTTGTCGGATTTTGATTCTCACTGAGTACATCAACCCACAGTTTATGCGCCTCCGACTTCCCCTCAATTTCAGCTTCTAGGGTTTCATCCTCCAACACTTCTTTATCTCTTGCTTTCTCATTCCTGCTACTACTATCCCCTCCTTCCATTTCCCGATTCGCACTCTCCTTATCTGGTTGCATCGATAAAGAAGGATGGTTCATCGGCGATGGTGGTATCGTGATTTTCGGCCGCCCATGTCCTTGTTTCGCCatcagagagagagagagagtttaaaaaaaacttagtttattattatttattatatgAAACTATTATTATAACAAACATATTttataataatagtaataataataataactattattattatattatacGTTGTTCTATATATTGCACTTCAGTAtatcgtaccttacggtgttccaTAATTCTCTCAAGTACACCATATCTTATAATGTTCCTTATTTATTCTATTTCTCATCAATATGTTCTTATGTGTGTGGCCCTGTAGGTTCTCgtgacattgacaattatattaaatcatatatttaatataataaattgtgagcggtatctagcaacacatcattaCTACTCAAGTCACAAAAATGTCATGTAATCCGACAAAACATTTTCGTGATAATATTATTATGTACGATTACCCTTTTCCCCAATGTCTATATTGAACACGAGGCATAtaccatgtcacccttgtccagttcaatattgaacccttagacatttatcctgttatgcaggatggacaaattccatctaggccactcatgtccctcaacataCTTTGTGGAGTACTCATTAACTAtatttatggtcatccagttacggacaatgttttATCAACAAAAAAAATACTCGATTCCACATTTAGGAtacatagtggtttcaagtcgaatggaggtaagacttgataactcttgatccatgatctatgagatgtgattATCAGTATATCCACATAATAGTCTCGATGTTTTAATATTATCTCACTTCACAGTAAAACTCcactatggatactttaagaatagtgtccttatgtttaatgggatctcatgattaagtcaaaattaatattttattaaacATACTATCTATTTTAGGGACTTTAATATTTTGGAAAAgcaaacataataaataaatttcTTTTAACTATCTATTTTAGGGACTTTATATATATAATGTAATGCTTCAAATAATTTTGTGACACTTAACACTGAATTCCTCAAAAATAGTTCACATCACCTTATTAGCTTATGTATACACCTTCTACTAATTCACCAATCAAAACACCATTATCGGCTAACACTCATTCTTTGACTCTTTCTCTATCGAATCCCCCATTTCACCTTCCATAATTCTCCAATACCACGTTATAATAATGAATATTCAATCATAATATA includes:
- the LOC127076140 gene encoding subtilisin-like protease SBT3: MASNISLLSLFSYLTIILHFIIFTFAQSDNYIIHMDLSAMPKAFSDQHSWYHSTLSQVTTTNNNLNSPSSRMIYTYTNVMNGFSANLSPQDHESLKNSHGYVSSIPDLPLKLDTTHTSQFLGLNPYKGAWPASEYGKDVIVGVIDTGVWPESESFKDDGMTEIPSKWKGKLCQFDNSNHSSFCNKKLIGARFFNKGFLAKHSNISSTIMNSTRDADGHGTHTSTTAAGSKVDGASFFGYANGTARGIASMSRVATYKTAWGINGDAVSSDIIAAIDAAISDGVHVLSISLGHNSVSLYQDSIAIATFAAMEKGIFVSTSAGNNGPSFKSLHNGTPWVITVAAGTIDREFHGNITLGNGVSLTGLSSYIGNFSANNFPIVFMGLCGNVEELKKVKTNIVVCEDNNGTITDQIYNLVEAKIVGGVFISKIPNIDDSDSSFPSIIIDPINGEIVKAYIKSYSSKNSSSTASISFKITVFGVKPSPRVDSFSSRGPSNTCPYVLKPDITAPGASILAAWPPNVPVLDYGTKVYNKFNVLSGTSMSCPHVAGVAALLKGAHPDWSPAAIRSAIMTTSDIFDNTKEHIKDTDNNKDATPLALGAGHVNPNRALEPGLVYDVGVQDYVNLLCALNFTQKNITTITRTPFSDCSKPSLDLNYPSFIAFINAGNSSVRTTHEFGRTVTNVYEGKSTYFASITPIKGFNISVVPNKLVFKEKNMKLSFKLKIEGEKVTKKNEVSYGYLTWNDGKHVVRSPIVVTTSNFNL